The Paramisgurnus dabryanus chromosome 3, PD_genome_1.1, whole genome shotgun sequence genome includes a window with the following:
- the nbr1b gene encoding next to BRCA1 gene 1 protein isoform X2, producing MDFYISLKVNFRGNAKSFLLSGSETKSWESMEAMVKKAFGLCHLQLTYFDEENEEVSINSQLEYEEALKSAARQGNRLQMNVYETRGGTARVPGPGPPPGSGVGLGQVKPGSVGEPKKGFRPPQHCHTLAQLVSRKVQAAVPEEGLVLINEAKGGKVEDKTPPAWFTSYMEKFKDQVVREAVEKICREFSGQCCIHKPVGAEAQIPEVTSSTLPGAPSSAPACSSCRGQTAGGGYQCRFYRRGDRSFRKAEKQRLKAEKRQLKAEVKEIRKQLRMERRGLQWSAAGEGSSSPVLLQPRATQANSPDRPKRPCPLAVPAMTALLLDENVPDGSRLRPGTKFIKYWKMKNSGRVCWDSETKLKFMWGNLAVGSGERWREVAVPTLQPGQVGVVSVALCAPTLEGTYTSHWRLAHRGEQFGPRVWCSIVVDPNAPTAICADGLLVSPCVTPQEKSSRTLEREEKCRAAPRDQLLLSVNQDCDQEFYIPSVDLLTAQDLLSFELLDINIVQELESVPNNTPADITPCISPLPHDGPLQEKPTLGLIQEETEAQGVSTILDVAQGTEPEGVPAQEKGEESIMGPQFVSPSVIRSLTLCEATEHATLCERCPAKVVRPAPQGSVSLCERKAEKVSDPEVISAPLKVETSRVSALAQPHTETAEIPAPLLAVSSVLIASDEGHESDIEQILVEPASGEQVEEEEEDANTKLEVKDVAKEIRSRTSSASSEDYIIILPDCFDTSRPLIESMYSSALSQPEEEAAEGPLEGEKLESVETSELESPTAGVGADANDMLCASQTLDTVPLTPVIVVAPRPTVKTCTEVENGADEGRGPGASEDLNEKDAEANKSDPENASVIIAAKFETEELRANSITGGLVKGALSVAASAYKALFTGQTGSEKLPEDAASHDAMMAVLVEMGFGDRALNQHLLQKHNCNLLDVVNELVQTSDNDWYTKRY from the exons ATGGATTTCTATATCAGCCTGAAGGTGAATTTCCGAGGCAATGCGAAGAGTTTTTTGCTGTCTGGCTCAGAGACGAAGAGTTGGGAGTCAATGGAGGCCATG GTAAAGAAAGCTTTCGGTCTGTGTCATTTACAGCTGACGTATTTCGATGAGGAAAATGAAGAG GTATCAATTAACAGTCAAT tGGAATATGAAGAAGCCCTGAAG AGTGCTGCACGACAGGGGAACAGACTTCAAATGAATGTGTATGAAACAAGGGGCGGAACAGCCAGGGTGCCCGGACCGGGTCCACCACCAGGGTCAGGGGTGGGTTTGGGGCAGGTGAAACCTGGCAGTGTTGGAGAACCCAAGAAAGGATTTAGGCCTCCTCAGCACTGCCATACTTTGGCACAGCTGGTGAGTCGCAAAGTTCAGGCTGCAGTCCCAGAGGAAGGATTG GTACTTATAAATGAAGCCAAAGGTGGAAAGGTGGAGGATAAAACGCCTCCAGCTTGGTTCACTTCATATATGGAAAAG TTTAAGGACCAGGTAGTTAGAGAGGCAGTAGAGAAAATTTGTAGAGAGTTTTCTGGACAATGCTGCATTCATAAGCCAGTGGGAGCAGAGGCACAGATTCCCGAGGTCACCTCATCCACTCTTCCTGGAGCCCCAAGTTCAGCTCCAGCTTGCAGCAGCTGCAGGGGCCAGACAGCGGGTGGCGGATACCAATGCAG GTTCTACAGAAGGGGTGATCGGAGCTTTCGTAAGGCAGAGAAGCAACGTCTTAAAGCAGAGAAGAGACAGCTTAAAGCAGAAGTGAAGGAGATCAGGAAGCAACTGAGGATGGAGAGGAGAGGGTTGCAGTGGAGTGCTGCTGGTGAGGGAAGCTCTTCACCCGTCCTGCTGCAGCCGCGGGCCACACAGGCAAACAGCCCAGA TCGTCCTAAGCGTCCGTGTCCTCTGGCCGTGCCAGCGATGACAGCTCTACTTCTAGATGAAAACGTACCTGATGGTTCACGTCTTCGTCCTGGGACCAAGTTCATCAAATACTGGAAAATGAAGAACAGTGGCAGAGTGTGCTGGGACTCGGAGACCAAG CTAAAGTTCATGTGGGGGAATCTGGCAGTGGGTTCAGGTGAAAGATGGCGAGAGGTTGCAGTACCCACGTTGCAGCCGGGTCAGGTGGGTGTGGTCAGCGTGGCTCTCTGCGCTCCAACACTAGAGGGCACATACACCTCCCACTGGCGCCTGGCACatagaggagaacagtttggaCCGCGTGTGTGGTGCAGCATTGTTGTGGATCCAAATGCCCCCACAGCTATCTGTGCTGATGGACTACTGGTGTCTCCCTGTGTCACCCCGCAG GAGAAATCTTCCCGCACATTGGAGAGGGAGGAGAAATGCCGGGCTGCCCCGAGAGACCAGCTGCTTTTATCTGTGAACCAAGACTGTGATCAGGAATTTTACATTCCGTCTGTAGACTTACTTACAGCTCAG GATCTGCTGTCTTTTGAACTGCTGGATATCAACATTGTGCAAGAGCTGGAGAGCGTGCCAAACAACACTCCTGCAG ACATTACTCCATGCATATCACCCCTGCCTCATGATGGACCTCTTCAGGAGAAACCAACACTGGGGCTGATCCAAGAAGAAACAGAAGCCCAAGGTGTCAGCACCATCCTAG ATGTGGCCCAGGGGACCGAACCAGAGGGGGTTCCAGCCCAAGAGAAAGGTGAGGAGAGCATCATGGGGCCTCAGTTTGTGAGTCCATCTGTGATCCGCTCACTTACCCTCTGTGAAGCTACAGAACATGCTACACTTTGTGAGCGATGCCCAGCTAAAG TGGTGCGTCCAGCACCTCAAGGTTCAGTTTCACTTTGTGAGAGAAAAGCAGAGAAAGTTTCCGATCCTGAGGTAATATCAGCTCCGCTCAAAGTAGAGACATCACGAGTCTCCGCCCTTGCTCAGCCCCACACAGAGACCGCTGAGATACCTGCTCCCCTGTTAGCTGTTTCATCCGTGCTCATTGCCTCAG ATGAGGGTCACGAATCAGACATTGAACAAATCCTAGTAGAACCTGCAAGTGGGGAGCAggtggaggaagaagaagaggaTGCGAATACGAAACTGGAAGTGAAGGATGTGGCTAAGGAAATTCGCAGCAGAACTTCATCCGCCTCTTCGGAAGACTACATCATCATCCTTCCCGATTGCTTTGACACCAGCCGTCCGCTGATAGAGTCCATGTACAGCTCAGCCCTGTCCCAGCCTGAAGAAGAGGCTGCGGAGGGACCCCTGGAGGGAGAGAAACTGGAATCGGTGGAGACCTCAGAGCTCGAGAGCCCAACTGCTGGGGTTGGTGCAGATGCTAACGATATGCTCTGTGCTTCCCAAACTCTGGACACTGTGCCACTCACTCCTGTGATTGTAGTGGCACCCAGACCCACAGTCAAAACCTG CACAGAGGTGGAGAACGGAGCAGACGAAGGGAGAGGTCCTGGCGCATCAGAAGACCTCAATGAGAAAG ATGCTGAAGCTAATAAATCAGACCCTGAGAATGCATCTGTGATTATAGCTGCAAAGTTTGAGACAGAGGAGCTCAG AGCTAATAGCATCACCGGTGGACTGGTAAAGGGAGCTCTGTCTGTAGCAGCATCTGCCTATAAAGCACTGTTTACTGGACAGACTGGTTCTGAGAAG CTTCCAGAAGATGCAGCATCTCATGATGCCATGATGGCCGTGTTGGTAGAGATGGGCTTCGGTGACCGAGCACTGAATCAGCATCTGCTTCAGAAACACAACTGCAACCTGCTGGACGTGGTAAATGAACTGGTGCAGACGAGCGACAACGACTGGTATACCAAGCGCTACTGA
- the nbr1b gene encoding next to BRCA1 gene 1 protein isoform X1: MDFYISLKVNFRGNAKSFLLSGSETKSWESMEAMVKKAFGLCHLQLTYFDEENEEVSINSQLEYEEALKSAARQGNRLQMNVYETRGGTARVPGPGPPPGSGVGLGQVKPGSVGEPKKGFRPPQHCHTLAQLVSRKVQAAVPEEGLVLINEAKGGKVEDKTPPAWFTSYMEKFKDQVVREAVEKICREFSGQCCIHKPVGAEAQIPEVTSSTLPGAPSSAPACSSCRGQTAGGGYQCSVCTSCTLCEPCSFSHDPSHNLVRARTPLSIPEHGSPAPDHSRFYRRGDRSFRKAEKQRLKAEKRQLKAEVKEIRKQLRMERRGLQWSAAGEGSSSPVLLQPRATQANSPDRPKRPCPLAVPAMTALLLDENVPDGSRLRPGTKFIKYWKMKNSGRVCWDSETKLKFMWGNLAVGSGERWREVAVPTLQPGQVGVVSVALCAPTLEGTYTSHWRLAHRGEQFGPRVWCSIVVDPNAPTAICADGLLVSPCVTPQEKSSRTLEREEKCRAAPRDQLLLSVNQDCDQEFYIPSVDLLTAQDLLSFELLDINIVQELESVPNNTPADITPCISPLPHDGPLQEKPTLGLIQEETEAQGVSTILDVAQGTEPEGVPAQEKGEESIMGPQFVSPSVIRSLTLCEATEHATLCERCPAKVVRPAPQGSVSLCERKAEKVSDPEVISAPLKVETSRVSALAQPHTETAEIPAPLLAVSSVLIASDEGHESDIEQILVEPASGEQVEEEEEDANTKLEVKDVAKEIRSRTSSASSEDYIIILPDCFDTSRPLIESMYSSALSQPEEEAAEGPLEGEKLESVETSELESPTAGVGADANDMLCASQTLDTVPLTPVIVVAPRPTVKTCTEVENGADEGRGPGASEDLNEKDAEANKSDPENASVIIAAKFETEELRANSITGGLVKGALSVAASAYKALFTGQTGSEKLPEDAASHDAMMAVLVEMGFGDRALNQHLLQKHNCNLLDVVNELVQTSDNDWYTKRY, from the exons ATGGATTTCTATATCAGCCTGAAGGTGAATTTCCGAGGCAATGCGAAGAGTTTTTTGCTGTCTGGCTCAGAGACGAAGAGTTGGGAGTCAATGGAGGCCATG GTAAAGAAAGCTTTCGGTCTGTGTCATTTACAGCTGACGTATTTCGATGAGGAAAATGAAGAG GTATCAATTAACAGTCAAT tGGAATATGAAGAAGCCCTGAAG AGTGCTGCACGACAGGGGAACAGACTTCAAATGAATGTGTATGAAACAAGGGGCGGAACAGCCAGGGTGCCCGGACCGGGTCCACCACCAGGGTCAGGGGTGGGTTTGGGGCAGGTGAAACCTGGCAGTGTTGGAGAACCCAAGAAAGGATTTAGGCCTCCTCAGCACTGCCATACTTTGGCACAGCTGGTGAGTCGCAAAGTTCAGGCTGCAGTCCCAGAGGAAGGATTG GTACTTATAAATGAAGCCAAAGGTGGAAAGGTGGAGGATAAAACGCCTCCAGCTTGGTTCACTTCATATATGGAAAAG TTTAAGGACCAGGTAGTTAGAGAGGCAGTAGAGAAAATTTGTAGAGAGTTTTCTGGACAATGCTGCATTCATAAGCCAGTGGGAGCAGAGGCACAGATTCCCGAGGTCACCTCATCCACTCTTCCTGGAGCCCCAAGTTCAGCTCCAGCTTGCAGCAGCTGCAGGGGCCAGACAGCGGGTGGCGGATACCAATGCAG TGTGTGTACATCGTGCACTTTGTGTGAGCCTTGCAGCTTCTCACACGATCCAAGCCACAACCTTGTGAGAGCCAGAACCCCCCTGTCCATTCCTGAGCATGGCTCCCCGGCACCAGACCACAGCAG GTTCTACAGAAGGGGTGATCGGAGCTTTCGTAAGGCAGAGAAGCAACGTCTTAAAGCAGAGAAGAGACAGCTTAAAGCAGAAGTGAAGGAGATCAGGAAGCAACTGAGGATGGAGAGGAGAGGGTTGCAGTGGAGTGCTGCTGGTGAGGGAAGCTCTTCACCCGTCCTGCTGCAGCCGCGGGCCACACAGGCAAACAGCCCAGA TCGTCCTAAGCGTCCGTGTCCTCTGGCCGTGCCAGCGATGACAGCTCTACTTCTAGATGAAAACGTACCTGATGGTTCACGTCTTCGTCCTGGGACCAAGTTCATCAAATACTGGAAAATGAAGAACAGTGGCAGAGTGTGCTGGGACTCGGAGACCAAG CTAAAGTTCATGTGGGGGAATCTGGCAGTGGGTTCAGGTGAAAGATGGCGAGAGGTTGCAGTACCCACGTTGCAGCCGGGTCAGGTGGGTGTGGTCAGCGTGGCTCTCTGCGCTCCAACACTAGAGGGCACATACACCTCCCACTGGCGCCTGGCACatagaggagaacagtttggaCCGCGTGTGTGGTGCAGCATTGTTGTGGATCCAAATGCCCCCACAGCTATCTGTGCTGATGGACTACTGGTGTCTCCCTGTGTCACCCCGCAG GAGAAATCTTCCCGCACATTGGAGAGGGAGGAGAAATGCCGGGCTGCCCCGAGAGACCAGCTGCTTTTATCTGTGAACCAAGACTGTGATCAGGAATTTTACATTCCGTCTGTAGACTTACTTACAGCTCAG GATCTGCTGTCTTTTGAACTGCTGGATATCAACATTGTGCAAGAGCTGGAGAGCGTGCCAAACAACACTCCTGCAG ACATTACTCCATGCATATCACCCCTGCCTCATGATGGACCTCTTCAGGAGAAACCAACACTGGGGCTGATCCAAGAAGAAACAGAAGCCCAAGGTGTCAGCACCATCCTAG ATGTGGCCCAGGGGACCGAACCAGAGGGGGTTCCAGCCCAAGAGAAAGGTGAGGAGAGCATCATGGGGCCTCAGTTTGTGAGTCCATCTGTGATCCGCTCACTTACCCTCTGTGAAGCTACAGAACATGCTACACTTTGTGAGCGATGCCCAGCTAAAG TGGTGCGTCCAGCACCTCAAGGTTCAGTTTCACTTTGTGAGAGAAAAGCAGAGAAAGTTTCCGATCCTGAGGTAATATCAGCTCCGCTCAAAGTAGAGACATCACGAGTCTCCGCCCTTGCTCAGCCCCACACAGAGACCGCTGAGATACCTGCTCCCCTGTTAGCTGTTTCATCCGTGCTCATTGCCTCAG ATGAGGGTCACGAATCAGACATTGAACAAATCCTAGTAGAACCTGCAAGTGGGGAGCAggtggaggaagaagaagaggaTGCGAATACGAAACTGGAAGTGAAGGATGTGGCTAAGGAAATTCGCAGCAGAACTTCATCCGCCTCTTCGGAAGACTACATCATCATCCTTCCCGATTGCTTTGACACCAGCCGTCCGCTGATAGAGTCCATGTACAGCTCAGCCCTGTCCCAGCCTGAAGAAGAGGCTGCGGAGGGACCCCTGGAGGGAGAGAAACTGGAATCGGTGGAGACCTCAGAGCTCGAGAGCCCAACTGCTGGGGTTGGTGCAGATGCTAACGATATGCTCTGTGCTTCCCAAACTCTGGACACTGTGCCACTCACTCCTGTGATTGTAGTGGCACCCAGACCCACAGTCAAAACCTG CACAGAGGTGGAGAACGGAGCAGACGAAGGGAGAGGTCCTGGCGCATCAGAAGACCTCAATGAGAAAG ATGCTGAAGCTAATAAATCAGACCCTGAGAATGCATCTGTGATTATAGCTGCAAAGTTTGAGACAGAGGAGCTCAG AGCTAATAGCATCACCGGTGGACTGGTAAAGGGAGCTCTGTCTGTAGCAGCATCTGCCTATAAAGCACTGTTTACTGGACAGACTGGTTCTGAGAAG CTTCCAGAAGATGCAGCATCTCATGATGCCATGATGGCCGTGTTGGTAGAGATGGGCTTCGGTGACCGAGCACTGAATCAGCATCTGCTTCAGAAACACAACTGCAACCTGCTGGACGTGGTAAATGAACTGGTGCAGACGAGCGACAACGACTGGTATACCAAGCGCTACTGA
- the aoc2 gene encoding retina-specific copper amine oxidase codes for MNSLLKYLLILLGLISLIINIVLICLNSNRLPKCMSQPQESLKVKHSDKSQIFSDLTAKEYKSVRDYMWAEKSLKISHAATAKPSENFIFLIDLLLPKKADALRYLDANGEKPRREASVVVFFGEHRHLKEYVVGPLPGPLQHRDVTMEKYNTTSLPFTARPVTIGEYAELFKFVAKVFRSIEKPLRESFGYIPGKKELLPFEAMPRGVKVGDRKTWISFLRDYSGMYLHPVGFEILIYHDSSNSSDWTLERLQYNGQYFQNTDEFKTKYETTDVKKIVYKEIPNYASLKPKIKPSGIGPQQYYLKGKRYSVRNNEVVFLDWSFAFGLSSLTGMRVFDIRFKGERIAYELSVQEAMSVYGSLTPGLMLTKFLDSSIGIGRFAHELVRGIDCPYGATYVDTYRYIDTNVTLRSRNSICVFEHDIGRPLRRHFADFFHNGFGGMANSALVFRTITAIGNYDYVWDFIFYQSGSVEARVHATGYITSSFKINGNQKYGHQVAENVIGNIHTHFINFKVDLDVLGVKNMFQTKDMVYEEVPLPWMPSHKARIPQLVENQIKTEQEAALKFNTKMPRYLHIASNRTNRWGHQRSYRLQVFSFAGDPLPESEPEERSMSWARYKVAITKHKDNEQTSSSLYSQNYMLSPFVDFSKYIADNESIDNEDLVAWVTAGFLHIPHAEDIPNTVTVGNGGGVLIRPHNYFDNDPSVNSPDAIYFKPGSESDCEYNTMACLDKNTCSSTLEPFTYHGFEGVMKFD; via the exons ATGAATTCTCTATTAAAATACTTGTTGATACTTCTGGGACTTATCTCACTTATCATCAATATCGTGCTGATATGCCTAAACTCAAACAGGCTCCCAAAATGCATGTCCCAGCCGCAAGAATCCTTAAAAGTAAAGCATTCAgataaaagtcagattttttcGGACCTAACAGCAAAGGAGTACAAGTCAGTTCGCGACTACATGTGGGCTGAAAAAAGCCTCAAGATTTCTCACGCAGCCACCGCAAAACCATCCGAGAATTTCATCTTTTTGATTGACCTTTTGCTCCCGAAGAAAGCTGATGCGCTGCGGTACTTGGATGCCAATGGAGAGAAACCGCGACGGGAGGCTTCAGTTGTGGTGTTTTTTGGGGAGCACAGACACCTGAAGGAGTACGTGGTGGGACCTTTACCTGGACCACTGCAGCATCGTGATGTCACCATGGAGAAGTACAATACGACAAGTTTACCCTTCACGGCCCGTCCGGTAACAATTGGAGAGTATGCGGAATTGTTCAAATTCGTTGCTAAAGTTTTCAGAAGCATAGAAAAACCACTCCGAGAAAGTTTTGGTTATATCCCCGGAAAGAAGGAATTGTTGCCGTTTGAGGCTATGCCAAGAGGTGTGAAGGTTGGTGACCGTAAAACCTGGATATCTTTTTTACGCGATTACAGTGGCATGTACCTCCATCCCGTGGGCTTTGAAATTCTGATCTACCATGATAGCAGTAACTCGTCTGATTGGACACTGGAGAGGTTGCAATACAATGGACAATACTTTCAAAACACTGACgagtttaaaacaaaatatgaaactacagatgtaaaaaaaattgtctacaaGGAAATCCCGAATTACGCATCACTTAAGCCCAAAATTAAACCATCTGGTATAGGACCACAACAGTATTATCTTAAAGGTAAACGATATAGCGTTAGAAACAACGAGGTGGTTTTTCTTGACTGGAGTTTTGCGTTTGGCTTGAGCTCCCTAACTGGGATGAGAGTTTTTGATATTCGCTTTAAAGGAGAGAGGATCGCTTACGAGCTGAGCGTGCAGGAGGCAATGTCTGTCTACGGCTCTCTTACACCTGGCCTGATGCTCACAAAGTTTCTGGACTCGAGTATTGGCATCGGTCGCTTTGCCCACGAGCTGGTGCGAGGGATTGACTGTCCGTACGGTGCCACCTATGTCGACACATACCGTTATATTGATACAAACGTCACGCTGCGCTCCAGAAACTCCATCTGCGTTTTTGAGCATGACATCGGCCGACCACTGAGACGACATTTTGCAGATTTCTTTCATAATGGATTTGGTGGCATGGCAAACAGTGCATTAGTTTTCCGCACTATTACTGCTATAGGTAATTACGATTACGTATGggactttattttttatcaaagcGGCTCCGTGGAGGCGAGAGTTCACGCCACTGGTTACATAACGTCCTCATTTAAGATAAATGGAAATCAGAAGTACGGCCACCAGGTTGCGGAAAACGTCATTGGAAATATCCATACACATTTTATCAACTTCAAAGTCGATCTGGATGTCTTGG GTGTGAAGAACATGTTCCAGACTAAAGACATGGTGTATGAGGAGGTACCATTGCCATGGATGCCCTCACATAAAGCAAGGATACCACAGCTGGTGGAGAACCAAATCAAGACAGAGCAAGAGGCAGCACTGAAGTTTAACACCAAAATGCCCCGTTATCTTCATATAGCCAGCAACCGCACCAACCGCTGGGGCCACCAACGCTCTTACAGGCTTCAGGTGTTCAGTTTTGCTGGGGATCCCCTTCCTGAATCTGAGCCTGAGGAGAGGTCCATGTCCTGGGCTCG GTATAAAGTTGCTATAACCAAGCATAAAGATAATGAGCAAACTAGCAGCAGCCTTTATAGTCAGAATTACATGTTGTCTCCATTTGTTGACTTCAGCAAATATATCGCAGATAACGAGAGCATCGACAATGAG GACCTGGTTGCCTGGGTGACCGCTGGATTTCTTCACATTCCTCATGCAGAGGACATCCCCAACACGGTTACCGTAGGCAATGGCGGAGGCGTCCTCATTAGGCCGCACAACTACTTTGATAATGATCCATCAGTCAACTCGCCTGATGCAATATATTTTAAACCAGGCTCTGAGAGTGACTGTGAGTACAACACAATGGCCTGCTTGGATAAGAATACGTGCAGTTCAAcactggagccatttacttacCATGGATTTGAGGGAGTTATGAAGTTTGATTAG